A genome region from Trichoderma asperellum chromosome 7, complete sequence includes the following:
- a CDS encoding uncharacterized protein (EggNog:ENOG41~antiSMASH:Cluster_7.8~SMCOG1034:cytochrome P450), whose product MMRYQLIRRSAGPAFTASNLKRFKPKVIEVMQRVCERLHRLNGEEVDTSEWMHIIVLECLTSITWSGSPEDILEQGHNYGDLELNLTFWRRTSVLGHLPTLCVLLDVMPMLRKYVFQILGLPTSYSSQGIGLPAHVGPSLFKQLLHRISSIENPSFENGRDLIEQLLAIHIDKPKFNLDYARGIAGSCVAAGHDTTGSSLVSILCRICASPDLQRRVEQECRGERVPVGFEDRPSTITSACVREAMRLHHVTNISLPRVAPRDGLQLHGYFFPEGTVLGCNPTTFARNTDLFGPDAREFKPERWLSDDEDQIKTMERYSLLFGGQSRSCPGQNLAKLIISSVVPHLFRNFDIHVKVPKGGFDNYPPQFWTMLSGSKIRFVPR is encoded by the exons ATGATGCGCTACCAGCTGATTAGGAGAAGTGCTGGACCTGCGTTCACGGCTAGCAATCTAAAGAGGTTCAAGCCCAAAGTCATTGAAGTCATGCAAAGGGTCTGTGAAAGGCTACATAGACTaaatggagaagaagtcgaTACCAGCGAATGGATGCATATTATTGTTCTAG AATGTCTAACTAGCATCACTTGGTCCGGGTCACCGGAGGATATTCTTGAACAAGGCCATAATTATGGAGATCTCGAGCTTAACTTGACCTTCTGGCGTCGAACAAGTGTTTTGGGCCATTTACCTACTCTATGCGTCTTGCTGGACGTAATGCCCATGCTGAGGAAATATGTATTCCAGATTCTTGGCCTCCCTACCAGCTATTCCAGTCAAGGGATTGGACTTCCAGCCCATGTTGGCCCC TCCTTATTCAAGCAGCTTTTACATAGAATCAGCTCTATTGAGAATCCCAGTTTTGAGAACGGCCGAGACCTCATTGAACAGTTACTGGCAATCCACATTGACAAGCCAAAGTTCAACCTGGATTACGCAAGAGGCATTGCTGGATCTTGTGTAGCCGCTGGACACGACACTACAGGCTCTAGCCTCGTTTCCATCTTATGCAGAATCTGTGCCAGCCCCGACCTCCAAAGGCGTGTTGAGCAGGAGTGCCGAGGCGAGCGAGTTCCAGTGGGGTTTGAAGACAGGCCAAGCACAATCACTTCTGCATGCGTGAGAGAGGCGATGCGCCTGCATCACGTCACAAACATCAGCTTGCCCCGAGTGGCACCGCGAGATGGCCTTCAACTCCATGGCTATTTCTTTCCTGAGGGGACAGTTCTTGGTTGTAACCCGACCACATTTGCAAGAAATACGGATCTATTTGGGCCAGACGCTCGAGAGTTTAAGCCTGAAAGGTGGTTaagcgacgatgaagaccaGATTAAAACGATGGAAAGATATAGCCTACTATTTGGCGGCCAAAGTCGTAGTTGTCCTGGACAAAACCTAGCAAAACTCATTATCAGCTCGGTCGTACCGCATTTGTTCAGAAACTTCGATATCCATGTCAAAGTGCCCAAAGGAGGATTCGACAATTACCCGCCCCAGTTCTGGACGATGCTCAGTGGCTCCAAAATTAGATTCGTGCCTAGATAG
- a CDS encoding uncharacterized protein (antiSMASH:Cluster_7.8~SMCOG1072:dehydrogenase), which translates to MAMYFACRRRLLTMHHIMFRTDEWRRRGTVANMMHSRDHGLPLSCQEEVVGIIGYGAIGQRVAQKCRGLGMTVLLASRKGAASDAVPAATEPTSIGTETPNGRTPFTEVLRRSSVIVLCLPRNLETLNMISDDEFRMMSQKTIVINITRRGIIDEHALLRALKGGLIDGCATDVFLKEPSGAGDYWKEGDSPILRLSEAEADEMNLLVTPHVAWYASATIENYLRTFKQNVEDWCSGKLSNIIV; encoded by the exons ATGGCAATGTATTTTgcttgccgccgccgtctgTTGACGATGCATCACATCATGTTCAGAACAGACGAATGGAGGAGACGGGGAACAGTTGCGAATATGATGCATTCTAGAGATCATGGCTTACCATTGTCTTGTCAAGAGGAGGTAGTCGGCATTATCGGATACGGTGcaatag GTCAACGCGTTGCTCAAAAATGCCGTGGCCTTGGAATGACTGTCTTACTTGCTTCTCGAAAAGGCGCAGCGTCGGATGCCGTTCCAGCTGCCACTGAGCCGACGTCAATTGGTACAGAAACTCCTAATGGTAGAACGCCGTTCACGGAGGTTCTGCGCCGATCATCGGTGATTGTGCTATGTTTGCCCCGGAATTTGGAGACCCTCAATATGATATCGGACGACGAGTTCCGAATGATGTCTCAAAAGACCATCGTGATAAATATCACACGTAGAGGTATCATCGATGAGCATGCGCTACTCAGGGCTTTGAAAGGTGGCTTGATAGACGGGTGCGCTACGGATGTGTTTCTCAAAGAGCCTTCTGGAGCAGGTGATTATTGGAAGGAAGGTGATAGCCCAATTCTTAGATTGAGTGAAGCTGAAGCGGACGAGATGAATTTATTGGTTACGCCTCATGTGGCGTGGTACGCAAGCGCAACTATAGAGAACTACTTGCGAACTTTTAAACAAAACGTCGAGGACTGGTGTTCCGGAAAGTTGTCAAATATCATTGTCTAG